CAATTTCAGGTTCTTCAGGTTCAATTTCAGGTTCTTCAGGTTCAATTTCAGGTTCTTCAGGTTCAATCACTTCAGGCTCTTCAGGCTTGTCTTCAACTGGAGTTTCTTCCTGGTATTCACCTAGATCCAGATTGCCGTCAATAGTGAAGGATTCTCCATATGCAACGAACTTAAAAGGAGTCTGAAGATTTACATTTCCACTGTTGAGGACGTTTTTATATCCCTGATCTCTGTTTACGTCCCCAAGTCCCTCCTGCTTTAATTTTGAATCCCTGAGCGAAATTAGTTTCTGGAGATATGCGTTTTCATCGGCTCCCTGTTTTGGGGTTGTGCCTGCATTCTTTATGATTCTTTCTGCCCCGTCAACTCCATGCCTGACACACATATCATAGATGAAAGCTTTAGTAAGTGCATTTTTTGCACCTATAGAATCTGCAATTTTCATTGCAGGATTATAGTAGAGCTCATCCAGTTTGTCCATCTGAGCTGTCTTGAAAAGAGGGTCATTACAGTTCTGTACATCTTTTATAAATCCTGATAATCCTTCAGTGCTTGGATTTCCGTCTCCACCTGCTGCATTGTGCCTTCCTGCATCTATCGTATCCAGAGCTGGAATATATTTTGCCAGGGTATTATCCGGATTTAACTCCATGTAATGATGGATTAGTATATTTCCATCATAAGTCCCGGTACAAAAACCTATACATCCGAACGTGATACCGCGACCGTCTCCTATGTTTTCGGCGTAATTAAACTGTAACTCAGTGTCGCTATTTTCCAGAGTTGTTGTCATCTGAATTATAGCGCCTTTTTCACTTGCGGCTGCTGGTGTTGCTAAGAGCATTACTAAGAAAAGGAATACTGACAGTGTTTTTAACATCGTTTTTAGCTCCGTTTTCATTGTGTTTGTGCCATTAAAGTGTCGCCAGCCAGTCGAATGATATGTCAGCGCCTGCTGTGCTGTCGATTGATATCGTGAACATCGTGCTGGTTTTTGCCGAGACGTGGTATTGCTTCCCGGCAGTCGATGTAGTTGGTGACAGTATGACATTTGCTGGTTCTCTTGGCATACCATGTGTCACGTTTACGCTTGTCTGACCGGCTGTGATTTTTGCTGACCCGAATCGCTTGCTGTAGTCTACAGGTACTCTGCTGTACACGTCAATTACTTCAGAGAATGTTGCAACACGTAGCTTCTTTGAAACCACGTACTGAACCATCAATTCGAAATCCTCTACGGTCGGTGAGCCAGCCATCGACGGTGTATGCGTGTAATAAATGAGCCAACCGCCGCGTTTTATCACTTCATCAACGGCTGTCTGCCACGCCGCAACGGAGGCGGGTGCGTATCTGAAGAGGTACGGATATGGTAATTCCGGAATTGGGTTTATCCGCTGGATAGTAGATGGGAAATACATATGATTCCTGAGAGCATCGAACCCTTCTGTGCTCATCTGACCCGTATAGCATAAAAGTAGGAATCTAGCCCCGTCAGTGAATCCGTTTGAGACAAGGAAGTCCTGTCCTGCAAACGCCTGATCTTCGCACGAGGCCGCTGAGTTATAGGACAGAGCGCGGTGGTTCCATGTGTGATTTATGATCTCATGACCACAGTCGTGTGCATCTCTCAGGTCAGCTAAAGACATGAAGTTTGAAGGGATTGACATCCCAGGATTGAAGCCCCACACACCTGACAGGCCGTACTTTCTGAGCACTGCCCCGTAGGTGTCCCATGCTTCTTTCCAGCAGTCATCGAACGAGAAGCTAATAATGGGCATCGAATTATGTGTGTACCACACCCTGTCAACGTATGCGTTCCCGTTCGTGGACAGAAACTGCAATCCGAGCCTATTTACTCTTGCTTCATTGAAAGCGCCTGAAGTGTCATACCAGGCAGACGGCTGACCTGGATGGAACGTAAGATGCATCCATCTACCGGCGATTGCGTTATTGGTCAGCCGCATTTCATCTCCAGTCCTATTAGTGATTGAGTCAGTCATGAAAGTTGCTTTCAGGGTGGTACTGCCGGTTGGTACTTCATCGAACTTTACAAGTACGTGAAGTATACACCGTCTGAAATCCACTGCTTCAGGGAATTGAAACTCTGATCTGGCGCTATTGTACGCCATTTTGAGAGACTTTCCATTTGTAAGATATGTCCCCTCAACAGTCGAGTATGATGCATTTGAGCCGAGCTGCCAGCCAGTATCACAGTTTGATAGCAGTAACTGCTCAGAATTCTGATTCATCGGAGAATATGCTGGTACCACATTGAGTATGTTCGGGAACTTGCGGTTTACAATTGTGTTTCCATAACACCGACCAACCTGTTTTACATACGCCCCGTTTATTGTGGCGGGTGCATTGTCAGCTGCCACGGACACGTTTGTCATATACGTGTCAATACGGGAGTTCGATACATTTGTTAACAGTATAACGGTCCTGTATCCTGGAGACTGGTTTGTTGCGTTACCGTCGAGTCTCCCGCCTGTTATTGATATACCGGTTGCATCTGTTGCAGCAAACATTACTGCACCATCAGCAACAACATCTAACGTTATACTTCCGTCAAGTTCGATGTTAGTATTTGATGGAACTGTGATTGGATCAAATGATGATTTTACAAATGACCCCATCAATTTTACCGTGCGAGTGCCCGTGGCTGGCAATGCTTCTATCGCAGCGATAATTTCTTCCTGGTCATCTACTCCATCACAAACATAATCTGCCTGAATCTTCGACTTCGCAGAACAATCTGCTCCAGCTATAACAATAGTAGCAGAGCGAGTTATTTTATGAGATGCTGATAGATTTGAATTGCGAACTGTTGAAAACACATCATCCATTTGTGCAGCCGGGATTGGTCCAGCGTGAGTTCCTGTCATCGTATAGCCTCCAGTGTATAGCCATCAGAAGAGACGTAGAAATAATCATCAGAAGAAACGTAGAATACTTTTTGAAAATCGTAAATTTGTAAGACCTTTGTAATTGAACCTGGTAGTGAACTATCCAAGAAGTCTGGGATTAGATCAGCGTTTGAATCCTGCGTGAGATTTGCATACAAAAAGTTCCTTCCGTAGATTATTCCGTTTCCCGGATACAGAACAAGCTGAGTAATCGTCCCTGACGCATCTACTATACACTGAAAATTTTTAGGGCGTTTCGTGAAAATGAAAACATCTACTTCCGAACCTGCCGGATCGAAGCAGGCAATCCAGGGGTAGATTAGATTATGAAGCCCTGTGTTGATGTCTGTATCATCCGTGAACGAGTGAATCCCTTCAGTGAGAGCTCTTCCCTCGGTGAGTGTATATTCATTGTATCTGGGGAGAACACCTGTGGTTCCAGAGGACATGACGAGGACTTTTCCAGATACATGAATGGTTACTGTATCCCCCACAACCCTCAACCGTTTCAGCGCAGGATGTCGCACGGCATCACCTGACAATATTTAGAACTACTTTCAATGTGGCAGGGTTCACCGTGTCGCCGTTGAACCCTTCAATTTTCACGAAAGGCAGTCCGCCCTCAACAATCATCTTTCCTGAAGTTGCTCCTGTTCCCAGAGTCATTGTTCTGATTACATCGCCGTTGTCGTTTTCGTCTGCATAGCCGAGGACATTGATTGTTACTGAAGAACTGTTTCCGGTGTAAGAGCCTGTCAGCCAGAAGTATTCTGCACCGTCTACGTTGACGAAACCGTTTTCAGGTTTTGTTACGGTTCCAGATGCTTCTATTTCAGTACCGTTGTCACCGAAAGGATACTTCCTGTTTCTTGTATCACTGTCACCCATTTTCCCACCTCAAAAAAAAGAAAAAGAGAATTCCGATTATGAGGTCGGGACGCAAGCTATGCAGTAGCGCCAGTTACCATAGCCGATGTTGAAACGAGCATCAACGCCCATCTTGATCACGCCGGAATTGAACCAGTCATCAGAGACAGAGCCAGTTCCACCCAGGGTGATGAAACGTGGAGCTCTCCTTGTCTGGTAGATCAGGGGTTTTGTGGGTCTGTTACAACAGGCAAAATACCAGCTGTCAACGTCGGTGATGAATGGATTGACGATTACTGTGTACTTGCCCCTGTGAACGTTGATTGTAGGTGCGCTGTCAGTTCCGGATGCGACGTACCTGGCGATCTCCGTAGCTCCGATGAGTTCCAGAGAGGTTTTTTCGAGCTCTGGAGGTACGATAAGAGTGTCACCCACAATTCCCATAGGCTTGCCCTTGTCATCCTTGTAGCGGAGCATTGTTGCTCTGACGGTCGCCAGGTTGTCAGATGTCAGTTCCAGGGTAAGGTCATTTGACTGAGTTCCGGATGCACCTTCAGAGTGGTCAGTGTCGAAGAAGTACTGCCCATCGTAGCACTCAGCAGAAACCCCGCCAACCAGGACTTCCATTGCTCTTTCGCCTGGGAACCTGCGAGCCTCGTTTGCAAGATCCCTGATTGCCAGCATGATCTGTCCGGTCTGGTCGTCCTCAATTGCTTCCTCTGTGATGGCAATAGAAGCTTCATATTTCTTGTTGAGGATTTCGAAACCGTATTCCTTGATGAGTTTCGGCAGACGCTCGTCAATCCACTCTCTCATTTTGGGAGTAGCTCCGAGCATGGCATAGACTTCCTTGCTCTTGGTAGATGGCACTTCTGTGCAGAGACTCTTCCAAGTTTCGTCAATCTGTCCTTCCCGGAATTCCTTGTTGAAGGTCGTCCTTGCAGCGTTGACGATGTGGTACGGGAAATCAGATGGTGTATTGACGCCCATTAGCAGTACCCTCCTATATCGATGAAGATTTTTCCGGTGTTTTCAAACTTGGCTGCTTTCCCTACCTGAGTTGCATCAGTTGAGGTCTTTGTGACGGTCTGATTGTCAAGAGCGTACACGGCAGCACCTACGTCAGTGATTGCAGCACTGCCCAGGATGAACTCGTGAATGCCTTTCCTGGCACATCTGATGACTTTGTCCCCAGCTGAACCTCCTGTATTGTCAACTGCTTCTAGGCTGACTCCACAGAAGATCAGGTTGGCAGCTTTGGTCATTGAAGTTGCGTAGCCGCTGGCGAGCTGCACCATGACACCCTTCGGGATCTTGGTATCTGCAGCAACAGGGGAAGCAACGATCTCTCCAGGTCTGGAGAGAGTTTCGATGTCAGAAGTTGTAGCGGTCATTCTTCAAGTCCTCCATACTTCTCAAGGTCTTCAGGAGTGATCCCAGCAGCAGTGTAGACGTCCTTCCCGGCTTCGTAGGTACTCTTGACCTTTCCACCGCCACCGCTGCCGCCTCCGCCTCCACCGCCCGTTCCGATGTGGGAAGCGACAGTTGCTTTCATTGCAGCTGCGGTTGCTCGGATGATTCCAGCAGACGGTTTTTCGCTCAGGAACTCATCAAGCTCCTTTTCCTTGCCCTTCATGAAGCTGGAGAGTTCCTTGACTGCCTCATTGTACTCACTGGCTTCCTTCTGTCTTTTGTCGTGGCTTTCGAGAGCTATCTTGACAGCTTTCTCGACAGTAGACTCTATGGTCTTGTCCTTCGCGATGAGGTCCTCTCTGAGCTTTGCATTCTCGCTTTTGAGAGTCTCTATTGTGGATTTGAGTTCGTCAATTGTGGGTTCGTTTTCTGGCGTTTTTTCGCCTCCTGTTTTGTATTGTGGATACTTTGATGCAAGAGTCGCAGCCATCATGGAGCCGGTAGAGGGTCTGACCCCTACGCCCATCTCAGGAGTGGCAGCTGGTTTGTATGGATAGCTCACCAGAGTAGCCCCTGTGCCGTATCCTTTCTTGATCTTTCTTCCTTCCATTTCGAGGGGAACGCATTCCTGCGAAACCCCTTCGTAGAAATCTGAATTGATAAGGTCGAGAGTTTTCTGTGGCAGGTCGTTGAATGTAGCCCAGACCAGCTTTGTTTCGGGATCATACTCCAGGTCGGAGATTCGTGCTTTGTTGAGCAGATGGTTGTTGTTCTCATGGTTGATCGAGACCAGCCCACCCTCCCACGTCCTGAAGTCCTTGCTCAGGAACTCCTCGGTCAGAATAGCCTCATCACCAAACATGTCGTAGGCGGATTGTCCAGCAACGGCTATTGCCATGCGGATACCTCCACCGTCAGTTTGTTTGGAAGTGTATTTTAGAGGGGTTGTGATGAAAGGGGATGCTGTCAGCCGATCGCACCTCCAAAAATAATTGTCATGAGGGAGAGTTTCAGGAGGTGGTATTTAAAGGAAAGTCCAAAGTGTTGAATAACATTAATGACGTACAATATGGTATGTGCCCTCGCACTGACACGAAAGACAAGATCAGAAAGGATGTGCAGGAGTATCATTCACTTGGGTATGACGATTCTAAAATTGCTGGATAAAAAAATAAAACGTAACGGTGGTTTCGTGGCAACGTTAACATTAATCGAACATAGCAATTGAGAAAACACCGAGGAGCATATGACTACTTTAGAACTCCGTCCAGGCACTTTCCAACAGTCTACATTCACAAAAGTCGGCTACGATCAACACTACGACTCGATTTTCTTGAATTCTGGAGCTTACAAAGTCACAATTCCTCTGAAACTGAATTCCGGGACTGCAATAACGAAAGATCCGGATGTCGAGCCTGCAACAATAACGCTGGCATCTGCCGTAACTGAAACTGTTTTCCCCTCGATGACTCCTATTTTTGGGCAGGCAAAAACGACCATCCAAGACATCCTTCTTGAAAACATTACATTCGATGGGAACGCAGCAGCACAAACTGTTACGTGGGGCAAGGGATTTCATAATCTCGTAGGTATCCTCCGCGGGAAAAATATCGTAATTCGGGGGTGCACAGCGGGCAACTCTCAGGGAGACATAGCCAGGCTTATTGACTGTGAGGATATAGAATTTTACGAAAACACTGTGTTGGGGGGCGGACATGACGGTCTATACGTCGAACGCAGTACGGGAGTTGAAGCATGGAAAAATAAAATTTACGCCCGTGTCAATAGCGGTCTACGTTCCAAAGGAAGCAAAGGAGTATACTTCCACGACAACGATATCCAGCGTTCGCCTGCTTACAATCCATCAACGGGCCCCTTGATCCAAGTCGAAAACTCCCGAGCAAATGAAACGACGTCAGATGTCGTCATTGAAAATAATTATCTTGCATATGCTAGAGGTCCTGGGATTTGGGCAGCAGGACACTCCACAATCGCTCTAGATGCTGCAAAGGATCTCGTCATCAAGGGCAATACAATAGTGGACTGTGGTCAAATGCCTGTATCCATCGAGGCTGTTGCAAAAGTCTGCGGAATATCGGTTGACGGTTGGGACCAAGTCAGAATAGAAAACAACCTGATTGACGGAAATTTTGGTGGTGGGATACACTTTTCCCCGTATCTAACTACCTCAGCCGGGACAGGATACCGGGCAACTGTCAAGGGGAACACCATTTGCAACACAAAAAAGAATCTGAAAGGGTCAGGTGGTGCGGCAATCGCAAACGCAGGAAAGTACATCCTCGAAATTGACGGCAACAGGTACTATGGCAATATCTCTGATGGACTGACAGGGACCAATCCCCTATTTGATCCCTGTGAGCCGGAAATACCTGATACCGTAGGGGACGGGGAGCCTGTCGGAAGATCTGCGTTTGTTTTTTTGTCCTGCCCGGCTGATCAGATTCAGGCTGTCCGAAATGCAGTACCTGAAAAAAGAATTTTTGTGAGGGAATAACATGATTGAAAACCGTCTACGTGAAGCCTCTTCAGAGGCTGTATATCCGGACCCTACCTTTCTTGACGTGGGAGGGATGAATAACGCAAGATACAGGGATGTAATAGTGTTTGACCTGAGCGAATATACCGGGGCGGGTATTCAGAAAGCAGTTCTGTCTCTCTACTGGTATTATCCTGAAGGAAGTACCAGACCTCAAGATACTGTAATTGAGGTTTATAGACCT
The genomic region above belongs to Methanosarcina horonobensis HB-1 = JCM 15518 and contains:
- a CDS encoding polysaccharide deacetylase family protein, with amino-acid sequence MTGTHAGPIPAAQMDDVFSTVRNSNLSASHKITRSATIVIAGADCSAKSKIQADYVCDGVDDQEEIIAAIEALPATGTRTVKLMGSFVKSSFDPITVPSNTNIELDGSITLDVVADGAVMFAATDATGISITGGRLDGNATNQSPGYRTVILLTNVSNSRIDTYMTNVSVAADNAPATINGAYVKQVGRCYGNTIVNRKFPNILNVVPAYSPMNQNSEQLLLSNCDTGWQLGSNASYSTVEGTYLTNGKSLKMAYNSARSEFQFPEAVDFRRCILHVLVKFDEVPTGSTTLKATFMTDSITNRTGDEMRLTNNAIAGRWMHLTFHPGQPSAWYDTSGAFNEARVNRLGLQFLSTNGNAYVDRVWYTHNSMPIISFSFDDCWKEAWDTYGAVLRKYGLSGVWGFNPGMSIPSNFMSLADLRDAHDCGHEIINHTWNHRALSYNSAASCEDQAFAGQDFLVSNGFTDGARFLLLCYTGQMSTEGFDALRNHMYFPSTIQRINPIPELPYPYLFRYAPASVAAWQTAVDEVIKRGGWLIYYTHTPSMAGSPTVEDFELMVQYVVSKKLRVATFSEVIDVYSRVPVDYSKRFGSAKITAGQTSVNVTHGMPREPANVILSPTTSTAGKQYHVSAKTSTMFTISIDSTAGADISFDWLATL
- a CDS encoding right-handed parallel beta-helix repeat-containing protein, which gives rise to MTTLELRPGTFQQSTFTKVGYDQHYDSIFLNSGAYKVTIPLKLNSGTAITKDPDVEPATITLASAVTETVFPSMTPIFGQAKTTIQDILLENITFDGNAAAQTVTWGKGFHNLVGILRGKNIVIRGCTAGNSQGDIARLIDCEDIEFYENTVLGGGHDGLYVERSTGVEAWKNKIYARVNSGLRSKGSKGVYFHDNDIQRSPAYNPSTGPLIQVENSRANETTSDVVIENNYLAYARGPGIWAAGHSTIALDAAKDLVIKGNTIVDCGQMPVSIEAVAKVCGISVDGWDQVRIENNLIDGNFGGGIHFSPYLTTSAGTGYRATVKGNTICNTKKNLKGSGGAAIANAGKYILEIDGNRYYGNISDGLTGTNPLFDPCEPEIPDTVGDGEPVGRSAFVFLSCPADQIQAVRNAVPEKRIFVRE
- a CDS encoding chitosanase is translated as MLKTLSVFLFLVMLLATPAAASEKGAIIQMTTTLENSDTELQFNYAENIGDGRGITFGCIGFCTGTYDGNILIHHYMELNPDNTLAKYIPALDTIDAGRHNAAGGDGNPSTEGLSGFIKDVQNCNDPLFKTAQMDKLDELYYNPAMKIADSIGAKNALTKAFIYDMCVRHGVDGAERIIKNAGTTPKQGADENAYLQKLISLRDSKLKQEGLGDVNRDQGYKNVLNSGNVNLQTPFKFVAYGESFTIDGNLDLGEYQEETPVEDKPEEPEVIEPEEPEIEPEEPEIEPEEPEIEPEEPVVTPTEPEDKDQKDWDKHHKKYDNRRNDRHHKKYHKHGRC
- a CDS encoding Mu-like prophage major head subunit gpT family protein, which translates into the protein MGVNTPSDFPYHIVNAARTTFNKEFREGQIDETWKSLCTEVPSTKSKEVYAMLGATPKMREWIDERLPKLIKEYGFEILNKKYEASIAITEEAIEDDQTGQIMLAIRDLANEARRFPGERAMEVLVGGVSAECYDGQYFFDTDHSEGASGTQSNDLTLELTSDNLATVRATMLRYKDDKGKPMGIVGDTLIVPPELEKTSLELIGATEIARYVASGTDSAPTINVHRGKYTVIVNPFITDVDSWYFACCNRPTKPLIYQTRRAPRFITLGGTGSVSDDWFNSGVIKMGVDARFNIGYGNWRYCIACVPTS